A genomic region of Oceanispirochaeta sp. M1 contains the following coding sequences:
- the fusA gene encoding elongation factor G, which translates to MSADITKMRNIGISAHIDSGKTTLTERILFYCQKIHAIHEVRGKDGVGATMDSMELERERGITIASAATNVTWKDHDINIIDTPGHVDFTIEVERALRVLDGAIMVLCSVGGVQSQSITVDRQLKRYNVPRVAFINKSDRTGANPYKVCDQLKEKLDLNSVMMQVPIGLEEKLEGVIDLIRMKAIYFDGDDGEVVRIEEIPAELQAEADERREMMLDTISMFSDELMEKMMDGSDIPEDLLHETVRKGTLTQELVPVYLGSAYKNKGIQEMMDAVLKYLPSPPEVENTALDLDNDEDVVVLPSDRSLPPVALAFKLEDGQYGQLTYIRVYQGIIKKGADLVNVRNGRKFKVGRLVRMHSNNMEDIVEAPAGDIVALFGVECASGDTFCDPKMNVSMTSMFVPDAVISLSISPIDKSASDKMAKALNRFTKEDPTFRTHVDSESNETIISGMGELHLEVYIERMKREYQAEVVTGAPQVAYREAISTSAEFNYTHKKQSGGSGQYARVAGIMEVLKSDDDKDYEFQNKIKGGSIPTEYIPSCDKGFQTAMVKGSLIGAPVVGVKMTVTDGQFHAVDSSDQAFQTAALGAFREAYKQAKPIILEPIMKVSVEGPSEFQGNIFGTLNQRRGMIVASNEEGTYSVVEAEVPLSEMFGYSTVLRSSTQGKAEFTMEFAKYGKVPTSVTEDLIRKYEEEKKAQHK; encoded by the coding sequence ATGAGTGCAGATATCACGAAAATGCGTAATATCGGAATCAGCGCCCACATCGACTCAGGTAAAACCACCCTGACTGAACGTATTCTTTTCTACTGTCAGAAAATTCATGCTATTCACGAAGTTAGAGGTAAAGATGGGGTTGGAGCCACAATGGACTCCATGGAGCTGGAACGAGAGAGAGGGATCACCATTGCGTCCGCAGCGACCAATGTTACCTGGAAAGACCATGATATTAATATCATCGATACTCCAGGCCATGTTGACTTCACAATTGAAGTAGAGCGTGCACTCCGTGTACTGGATGGGGCCATAATGGTTCTCTGTTCTGTAGGTGGAGTTCAGTCACAGTCTATTACTGTAGACAGGCAGCTGAAACGTTACAATGTTCCCCGTGTTGCTTTTATTAATAAAAGTGACCGTACAGGTGCTAATCCTTACAAAGTTTGCGATCAGCTGAAAGAAAAGTTGGACTTGAACTCTGTTATGATGCAGGTTCCCATCGGTTTGGAAGAAAAACTGGAAGGTGTTATTGACCTTATCAGAATGAAAGCTATCTACTTTGACGGTGATGACGGTGAAGTTGTCAGAATCGAAGAAATTCCCGCAGAACTTCAGGCTGAAGCCGATGAAAGACGGGAAATGATGCTTGATACAATTTCTATGTTCAGTGATGAACTGATGGAAAAGATGATGGACGGGAGTGATATTCCCGAAGATCTTCTCCATGAAACTGTCAGGAAAGGAACATTGACTCAGGAACTCGTTCCCGTTTACCTCGGTTCTGCATATAAGAATAAAGGTATTCAGGAAATGATGGATGCTGTTCTCAAATATCTGCCTTCTCCTCCTGAAGTTGAAAATACAGCTCTTGACCTGGACAATGACGAAGATGTAGTAGTTCTTCCTTCAGATAGATCATTGCCCCCCGTGGCTCTGGCTTTCAAGCTGGAAGATGGACAGTATGGTCAGCTGACTTATATCCGTGTTTATCAGGGAATCATCAAGAAAGGTGCTGATCTTGTAAATGTAAGAAACGGAAGAAAATTCAAAGTTGGACGTCTTGTAAGAATGCATTCCAATAACATGGAAGACATTGTAGAAGCACCTGCCGGAGATATCGTAGCCCTTTTTGGTGTCGAATGTGCCTCTGGTGATACTTTCTGTGACCCCAAGATGAATGTCTCTATGACATCCATGTTTGTACCAGATGCAGTAATTTCTCTTTCTATTTCACCTATAGACAAGTCTGCCTCTGACAAGATGGCTAAGGCTCTCAATAGATTTACCAAGGAAGATCCCACTTTCAGAACTCATGTTGACTCTGAATCCAATGAAACTATTATTTCAGGAATGGGTGAGCTGCACCTTGAAGTTTATATTGAACGAATGAAGAGAGAATACCAGGCCGAAGTGGTAACTGGAGCTCCCCAGGTAGCTTATAGAGAGGCAATTTCTACATCTGCCGAGTTTAACTACACTCATAAAAAACAGAGTGGTGGTTCCGGGCAGTACGCCCGTGTTGCTGGTATTATGGAAGTTCTGAAGTCTGATGACGACAAAGATTACGAATTTCAAAACAAAATTAAGGGTGGATCAATTCCTACTGAATATATCCCCTCCTGTGATAAGGGTTTTCAGACTGCTATGGTTAAAGGTTCTCTAATCGGAGCGCCTGTTGTAGGTGTTAAAATGACTGTTACAGACGGTCAGTTCCATGCTGTAGACTCTTCCGACCAGGCTTTCCAGACAGCAGCTCTCGGTGCATTCCGTGAAGCTTATAAGCAAGCCAAACCAATAATTCTTGAACCCATCATGAAGGTTTCTGTTGAAGGACCCTCTGAATTTCAGGGAAATATTTTTGGTACTCTCAATCAGAGACGTGGTATGATAGTAGCGTCTAATGAAGAAGGAACCTACAGTGTTGTTGAAGCTGAAGTTCCTCTGAGCGAGATGTTCGGTTACTCCACCGTTCTTCGATCTTCTACCCAGGGAAAAGCCGAGTTCACCATGGAATTTGCCAAGTACGGCAAAGTTCCTACAAGTGTGACCGAGGATCTGATCAGGAAGTATGAAGAAGAAAAGAAAGCTCAGCATAAATAA
- a CDS encoding leucine-rich repeat domain-containing protein, protein MSEKPPVPAAESFRQVLSNGPYEKIDRLIEIVGRESSQLCDCMIRDAQLLSPGLLELPPFFRSPETMYSHYSFWKIVSLMPDKPLWFYNFESFGFSDINGSEAFRFPPGLTDAPSLKTLILKNLNLDEIPLEIWSMRKLRILDISGNRISSLDKGIGRLRQLVYFNAADNELEILPHQIGGLRKLQILNLSGNRLQALGFSLDGLIKLKKLNLSGNCLETLPPGLNALFQLERVQLAYNDLSAEEEAVWEEGDFSHIPSYQWHFAFEDNATAIR, encoded by the coding sequence ATGTCAGAAAAACCACCGGTCCCTGCTGCAGAATCTTTCCGTCAGGTTTTGTCTAATGGTCCTTATGAAAAAATTGATAGACTCATTGAAATAGTAGGCAGGGAGAGTTCTCAGCTCTGCGACTGTATGATCCGGGATGCACAGCTGTTGTCTCCCGGACTACTTGAACTCCCCCCCTTTTTCAGGTCACCCGAAACCATGTATTCCCATTATTCATTTTGGAAGATCGTCTCTTTAATGCCTGATAAACCACTATGGTTCTATAATTTTGAATCCTTTGGTTTTTCAGATATCAACGGCTCGGAGGCATTCCGTTTTCCCCCGGGTCTGACGGATGCTCCGTCTCTCAAAACTCTTATTCTCAAGAATCTGAATTTGGATGAAATCCCTCTGGAAATATGGTCAATGAGAAAGCTCAGAATACTGGATATTAGCGGGAACAGAATCTCCTCGCTGGATAAAGGTATAGGCAGATTGAGACAATTAGTGTATTTTAATGCTGCCGATAATGAGCTGGAAATCCTGCCTCATCAGATCGGAGGGCTTAGAAAACTGCAGATCCTGAATCTTTCGGGAAACCGGCTGCAGGCTCTGGGATTCTCTCTGGACGGCCTGATTAAGCTGAAGAAACTGAATCTTTCAGGTAATTGCCTGGAGACTCTCCCTCCCGGGCTGAATGCCTTGTTTCAGCTGGAGAGAGTTCAGCTGGCCTATAATGATCTGAGTGCAGAAGAAGAGGCTGTTTGGGAAGAGGGTGACTTTTCTCATATTCCAAGTTATCAATGGCATTTTGCCTTTGAGGACAATGCCACGGCCATCAGATAA
- the rsmG gene encoding 16S rRNA (guanine(527)-N(7))-methyltransferase RsmG, whose product MGILENGLARMGLAPDSEKVELLEKYIKELELWNPRYGLVNAEGDDLVVRHILDSLAGVKTMQGLAPSVVADIGSGAGLPGIPLAIMLPHIRFHLVERSGKRTGFLRNIILTLGLTNVSVLEETMEKLTDRYEVVTFRAFSPFQNDLMKHLKKILCEDKGTVLAYKGRRELIDKELNSLDEDPVRETSIVNVDVPFLDEERHLVIMHLQ is encoded by the coding sequence ATGGGAATATTGGAAAACGGACTGGCTCGGATGGGACTGGCACCGGATTCAGAAAAAGTAGAATTACTGGAGAAGTATATCAAGGAGCTTGAGCTCTGGAATCCCCGTTACGGACTTGTAAATGCTGAGGGCGACGATCTTGTTGTTCGTCATATTCTGGACTCCCTGGCAGGGGTTAAAACTATGCAGGGCCTTGCTCCGTCTGTAGTGGCTGATATCGGGTCGGGAGCAGGTCTGCCGGGTATACCTCTGGCCATCATGCTGCCTCATATTCGTTTTCATCTCGTTGAACGTTCCGGAAAGAGAACCGGGTTTTTAAGAAACATCATCCTGACTCTCGGTCTGACTAATGTCTCGGTTCTTGAAGAGACCATGGAAAAATTGACCGACCGCTATGAAGTTGTAACATTCAGAGCATTTTCACCTTTTCAGAATGACCTGATGAAACATCTAAAGAAGATACTCTGTGAGGATAAAGGGACAGTTCTGGCATATAAAGGGAGAAGAGAACTGATTGATAAAGAATTAAATTCTCTTGATGAAGATCCTGTAAGAGAGACATCGATCGTAAATGTTGATGTTCCTTTTCTGGATGAAGAACGGCACCTGGTTATAATGCATTTGCAATAG
- a CDS encoding AAA family ATPase, with protein MVRKELTEKSPLRSLEKAVQGGLGKGNIAVIASKEGVGKTACLVHIATDKLMQNKHVIHVSYSNRVDHIVNWYEDIFTEISKKRDLEKAMDVHDDIIHNRVIMNFNQKGVSVDQVLASIKAMMDNGQLGTDAVIIDGFDFTIGSVDDIKKFKAFAVEMDIELWFSDTYPEDKDYLDEKGLPVNLSNNMDYLSVILTLRAEKGFMVLKLVKDHKKIVSEDLHLKLDPKTLLIAEV; from the coding sequence ATGGTAAGAAAAGAACTGACTGAAAAAAGTCCCCTGAGAAGCCTTGAAAAAGCAGTTCAGGGAGGACTTGGGAAAGGGAATATTGCCGTAATAGCCTCCAAAGAGGGTGTTGGTAAAACTGCCTGTCTTGTCCACATTGCTACAGATAAGCTAATGCAGAACAAGCACGTTATTCATGTTTCCTATTCAAATAGAGTTGACCATATCGTAAACTGGTATGAAGATATATTTACAGAAATCTCCAAAAAGAGAGATCTGGAAAAAGCAATGGATGTCCATGATGATATCATTCATAACAGAGTGATCATGAACTTTAATCAGAAAGGTGTTTCCGTAGATCAGGTCCTGGCCAGTATTAAGGCCATGATGGATAACGGTCAGCTGGGTACCGATGCAGTTATCATCGACGGATTTGATTTCACAATTGGATCTGTTGATGATATTAAAAAGTTTAAAGCTTTTGCAGTGGAAATGGATATTGAACTCTGGTTCAGTGATACTTACCCGGAAGACAAGGATTATCTTGATGAAAAGGGTCTTCCCGTCAACCTGAGCAATAATATGGACTATCTGTCTGTTATCCTGACTCTCAGAGCTGAAAAGGGGTTTATGGTACTTAAACTTGTGAAAGATCACAAGAAAATTGTATCTGAAGATCTCCACCTGAAACTTGATCCAAAAACACTTCTTATTGCGGAAGTTTAA
- the mnmG gene encoding tRNA uridine-5-carboxymethylaminomethyl(34) synthesis enzyme MnmG, protein MDFDAIVIGGGHAGIEASLALARLDFSTLLITQSLDAIGRLSCNPAIGGLSKGNIVREVDALGGEMARLIDESMIQFRILNRSRGPAVQAPRAQADKNLYSRLAKQTLELQKNLHLFQDTVVDIITDGDDLICEGVVTERGRRFTSRTVVMTTGTFMEGKIFIGDFSQSSGRLGEPAAVGLGKALRKRGYTVGRLKTGTPARVRRSSLDFSLMEEQGGDATMQAFSFFKEKSDRPQLPCHITYTNEKTHDVIRENFHLSPLFSGEIVGTGPRYCPSIEDKVKRFPDRERHQIFVEPEGLDTEEMYLNGISSSLPEIVQEKFLRTLPGLKNVEIMRPGYAVEYDYLDPTQLLPSLESKRHKGLFLAGQTNGTSGYEEAATQGLMAGINAARKLQGKDALVLSRAEAYTGVLIDDLVTLGTKEPYRMFTSRAEYRLSLRHDDADIRLFPYCEEIGLATDQMKELFHAKKEGIEEIKELLRQKRVSAKWTEENEILKPHVGKTVYMTLKDPAVTIDGITSKVPELEKYSLDWRHHTELDVKYEGYVARQGRQVARFQKMESMLIPESFDYESIDGISIESREKLKNIQPRSVGQASRISGVRSSDIAVLTVLLSRTENKKSS, encoded by the coding sequence ATGGATTTTGATGCAATAGTCATCGGAGGCGGACACGCAGGGATCGAAGCATCCCTGGCTTTGGCCCGTCTAGATTTTTCAACACTCCTCATTACTCAAAGCCTGGATGCCATTGGACGCTTGTCCTGTAATCCTGCTATCGGGGGACTCTCCAAGGGGAATATTGTCCGTGAAGTTGATGCTTTGGGTGGAGAGATGGCAAGGCTTATCGATGAATCGATGATCCAGTTTCGTATTCTAAACAGAAGCAGAGGTCCCGCAGTTCAGGCTCCCAGAGCCCAGGCGGATAAGAATCTGTATTCCCGTCTTGCAAAACAAACACTCGAACTGCAGAAGAATCTGCATCTCTTTCAGGATACTGTTGTCGATATTATAACAGATGGTGATGATCTTATCTGCGAAGGGGTGGTGACTGAGCGCGGACGCCGTTTTACATCCAGGACAGTTGTTATGACCACCGGAACCTTTATGGAGGGGAAAATCTTTATTGGAGATTTTTCACAGTCCTCCGGCCGTCTTGGTGAACCAGCTGCTGTCGGACTGGGTAAAGCTCTCAGAAAACGGGGCTACACAGTAGGCCGTCTGAAGACAGGAACTCCCGCAAGGGTCAGAAGATCCAGCCTGGATTTCTCACTGATGGAAGAGCAGGGTGGAGATGCCACTATGCAGGCATTTTCTTTTTTTAAGGAAAAATCTGACAGGCCTCAATTACCCTGTCATATCACATATACAAATGAAAAAACACATGATGTAATCAGGGAAAACTTCCACCTTTCTCCTCTGTTTTCAGGAGAGATCGTAGGAACTGGTCCCCGGTACTGTCCCTCTATTGAAGATAAGGTTAAACGCTTTCCCGATAGAGAGCGTCATCAGATTTTTGTTGAACCCGAGGGACTCGATACAGAAGAGATGTATCTCAACGGAATATCTTCTTCCCTCCCCGAGATTGTGCAGGAGAAATTTCTCAGAACCCTTCCAGGATTAAAAAATGTGGAAATTATGAGACCCGGATATGCCGTTGAGTATGATTATCTTGACCCTACACAACTTCTCCCCAGTCTGGAAAGTAAGAGACATAAAGGCCTTTTTCTTGCCGGTCAGACAAATGGTACTTCCGGCTATGAGGAAGCTGCCACTCAGGGCCTGATGGCCGGGATAAATGCCGCACGTAAGCTGCAGGGTAAGGACGCTCTTGTTTTGAGCCGTGCTGAAGCTTATACGGGCGTACTGATTGATGATCTTGTGACCCTGGGAACCAAGGAACCCTATAGAATGTTCACATCCAGGGCTGAGTACCGTCTCTCCCTGAGGCATGATGATGCGGATATCAGACTCTTTCCCTATTGTGAAGAAATAGGACTGGCTACAGACCAGATGAAAGAACTCTTTCATGCCAAGAAAGAGGGAATTGAAGAGATTAAGGAACTGCTGCGTCAGAAACGGGTAAGTGCAAAATGGACAGAGGAAAATGAGATCCTCAAACCCCATGTAGGCAAGACTGTTTACATGACCCTGAAAGATCCTGCTGTTACCATAGACGGTATTACATCGAAGGTTCCTGAACTGGAGAAATACTCTCTGGACTGGCGTCATCATACCGAATTAGATGTGAAGTATGAGGGCTATGTGGCCCGTCAGGGAAGGCAGGTTGCCCGTTTTCAAAAAATGGAAAGCATGCTGATTCCTGAAAGTTTCGATTATGAATCAATAGATGGAATTTCTATTGAGTCCAGAGAAAAACTTAAAAATATACAGCCCCGTTCTGTCGGTCAGGCTTCCCGGATTTCCGGTGTCAGATCTTCGGACATTGCAGTGCTTACTGTTCTGCTCAGTAGAACGGAGAATAAAAAGTCCTCCTAG
- the udp gene encoding uridine phosphorylase, whose amino-acid sequence MKKKNNSDSILYHVKLNKAMISGAETAVLPGDPGRVEKTARMIDPDAVFLVSNREYTSWLADLAGHKVLVCSTGIGGPSVSICLEELAVLGIKSFFRIGTTGAIQDNINFGDLIITTGSVRLDGASTHYAPIEYPAVADFDLTLSLLQAASNLDIPHHKGISASSDTFYPGQERYDTFTSYVPRRFQGSLEEWKHLNVLNYEMESATLLTLASVFGLKAAMVASVIAKRGKHETPDDKILPLAEERLATCIREALSLHLTGEGFA is encoded by the coding sequence ATGAAAAAAAAGAATAACAGCGACAGCATTTTGTATCATGTTAAATTGAATAAAGCCATGATCTCCGGTGCGGAAACAGCCGTTTTGCCCGGTGATCCGGGACGTGTTGAAAAGACCGCAAGAATGATAGATCCGGATGCAGTCTTTCTGGTATCAAATAGAGAGTATACCTCCTGGCTTGCCGATCTGGCAGGACACAAAGTTTTAGTCTGTTCTACAGGAATCGGAGGACCTTCTGTTTCCATCTGCCTGGAAGAGCTTGCGGTTCTGGGAATTAAATCATTTTTCAGAATCGGAACGACCGGGGCTATCCAGGATAATATCAATTTTGGAGATCTGATTATTACAACCGGTTCTGTCCGTCTGGATGGGGCTTCCACTCATTATGCACCCATTGAGTACCCCGCAGTTGCCGACTTTGATCTTACCTTGTCATTATTGCAGGCTGCATCCAATCTGGATATTCCACATCATAAGGGAATATCGGCCTCAAGTGATACTTTTTATCCCGGTCAGGAAAGATATGATACCTTTACTTCCTATGTCCCTCGCCGTTTTCAGGGCAGTCTTGAAGAATGGAAGCACTTGAATGTACTCAATTATGAGATGGAATCGGCTACCTTGCTGACTCTGGCATCAGTTTTCGGTTTGAAGGCGGCCATGGTAGCTTCTGTCATTGCTAAAAGGGGTAAGCATGAAACTCCCGATGATAAGATCCTTCCACTGGCCGAAGAGCGGCTGGCAACATGTATCAGAGAAGCACTTTCTCTCCATCTGACGGGAGAAGGATTTGCCTGA
- a CDS encoding tetratricopeptide repeat protein, whose protein sequence is MSSFIPLLIPIVIITVAIIIMVSILSGRNKKDISGNQIQDRNTILKEANKRLANNPKDTQALTALADLHFAEHNYTQAMKTYGILLDLCATNSRLDEHTVNLNFGLSAMKAKVWTEAYKSLAIARTKDTDNFEINSSLGALEFKRGNYEKSIALLKQALSNTPNDHDSLRYCGLSQYKLRRYQDGAPYLRNAATGHPDDKEVLFALARSLYETGQMDQALKIFSHLRADPDWGPQAALYSGTVNKQKKDFEKAIMDFEIGLKHKQISEDVLLELKYRLADSYNQSSNLDRALVELNDIFEINPKYKDVAIQRKKIKELTSNRNLQTYLMAPISEFITLCRRLTLLLFPKTRIKVVDISVHKNEFVDILAEVKARKWEDLIVFRFYREEGNIGDFSVRELYAHVKEVHAGRGFCISAGAFSEEAQQFVEARLIDLLPKDKLMKLLNKLKNSSQPIANAL, encoded by the coding sequence ATGTCGTCATTTATACCATTACTTATTCCCATTGTCATTATAACTGTTGCCATCATCATAATGGTGTCAATTCTCAGCGGGCGAAACAAGAAAGATATCTCAGGAAATCAGATTCAGGATAGAAACACAATTCTGAAAGAGGCGAATAAACGCCTTGCCAATAATCCGAAAGATACACAGGCCCTCACAGCGTTGGCTGATCTTCATTTTGCAGAGCATAATTATACCCAGGCCATGAAGACCTACGGTATACTCCTCGATTTATGTGCCACCAACTCCAGGCTGGATGAGCATACGGTCAACCTGAACTTCGGTCTTTCAGCCATGAAAGCCAAGGTCTGGACAGAAGCCTACAAAAGTCTGGCCATTGCCAGAACTAAAGATACAGATAATTTTGAAATAAACTCATCTCTGGGTGCTCTTGAATTCAAACGGGGCAACTATGAAAAATCCATTGCCCTTTTGAAACAGGCACTAAGCAACACTCCCAATGATCATGACAGCCTTCGCTACTGCGGGCTGAGTCAATACAAACTCCGTCGCTATCAGGATGGAGCACCCTACTTAAGAAACGCAGCCACCGGGCATCCTGATGACAAGGAAGTCCTTTTTGCCCTGGCCCGCTCACTTTATGAGACTGGTCAGATGGATCAGGCATTAAAAATATTCTCCCATCTAAGAGCAGATCCCGACTGGGGTCCACAGGCAGCCCTCTACAGCGGAACCGTCAACAAGCAGAAAAAAGATTTCGAAAAGGCCATTATGGATTTTGAGATCGGTCTTAAACATAAACAGATATCAGAAGATGTTCTTCTGGAACTCAAATACAGACTGGCTGACAGCTATAATCAGTCTTCCAACCTGGACAGAGCTCTTGTGGAATTAAACGATATCTTCGAAATCAATCCAAAATACAAAGATGTGGCTATTCAGCGGAAAAAGATAAAAGAACTCACAAGCAACAGAAACCTTCAGACCTACCTGATGGCTCCGATTTCAGAGTTTATAACCCTCTGCCGCAGGCTTACCCTTCTCCTCTTTCCCAAGACCAGGATCAAAGTAGTGGATATTTCCGTTCATAAAAATGAGTTTGTTGATATCCTGGCGGAAGTCAAAGCCAGAAAATGGGAAGATCTGATAGTTTTCCGATTTTATAGAGAAGAAGGTAACATAGGGGACTTTTCAGTAAGAGAGCTCTATGCACATGTGAAGGAAGTTCATGCAGGGCGTGGATTCTGTATCTCTGCGGGTGCCTTTTCTGAGGAAGCACAACAGTTTGTGGAAGCACGCCTGATAGACCTGCTCCCCAAAGACAAACTGATGAAACTACTGAACAAACTCAAAAACAGCAGTCAGCCTATTGCAAATGCATTATAA
- a CDS encoding 1-acyl-sn-glycerol-3-phosphate acyltransferase — MIDLSQFEIFETEKHRKQSLWRFLLGRRFAFNMALLRIVYRCRTLSLAGKFDNDEFFNQSDIIHDALERYGAKFKITGLQNLHFDGPCVVIANHMSLLETQILPWVIGSFKPLTIVMKKSLYDSWIFNPVAIATKSISLTRENLRADIDVIMKEGVEYLNKGRSILLFPEGTRKPYFRRSEFNSLGIKLAVRAGVRVVPIALKTNFLVPGKKVPDFGTLHPERPVYIHVGEPLIIEGRGKKEHQQVLDFLETNLREWGVEIKEDEV, encoded by the coding sequence ATGATAGATCTTTCCCAATTTGAAATATTTGAAACAGAAAAACACCGAAAACAGTCCTTGTGGAGATTCCTTCTGGGAAGAAGGTTTGCTTTTAATATGGCTCTCCTGAGAATTGTTTACAGATGCCGCACACTGAGTCTGGCTGGAAAGTTTGATAATGATGAGTTCTTTAACCAGTCCGATATCATACATGATGCTCTGGAGCGTTATGGTGCTAAATTTAAGATAACCGGGCTGCAGAATCTTCATTTTGACGGCCCCTGTGTTGTCATCGCCAACCATATGAGCCTCCTGGAAACTCAGATACTTCCCTGGGTCATAGGCAGTTTTAAGCCTCTGACCATTGTAATGAAGAAAAGCCTCTATGATTCATGGATTTTCAATCCCGTAGCTATCGCTACAAAAAGTATTTCTCTGACCCGTGAGAATCTCCGTGCTGATATCGATGTCATCATGAAAGAAGGTGTGGAATACCTGAACAAGGGCCGCTCCATTCTTCTATTCCCGGAAGGAACCAGAAAACCCTATTTCAGACGGTCAGAGTTTAACTCTCTTGGTATAAAGCTGGCGGTTAGAGCAGGTGTAAGAGTTGTCCCCATTGCTTTGAAAACAAATTTTCTTGTTCCCGGTAAGAAGGTTCCCGATTTTGGAACTCTCCACCCCGAACGCCCTGTCTATATTCATGTTGGAGAGCCACTCATCATTGAAGGTCGAGGTAAGAAGGAGCATCAGCAGGTTCTGGATTTCCTGGAAACAAACCTGAGAGAATGGGGTGTCGAAATTAAAGAGGACGAAGTATGA
- the mnmE gene encoding tRNA uridine-5-carboxymethylaminomethyl(34) synthesis GTPase MnmE encodes MNHENYDPDDRIAALATPWAESAIAVIRTSGEGSIQAVDTLFSKDLSILESRKMSYGIIGDPDSGESLDEIMAVPFRAPGSYTGQESVELYCHGSLPGIQKILTLLFKSGFRQASPGEFTFRAFINGKMDLTRAEAVQEIISSKSGKAQSMALNRLSGVVEKRINHLKGIATVMAAGFAIQLDYPDDEVEAPPAPIKEIAELKAGLKELIDSYKVGRIYQEGVVIALAGRTNAGKSSLFNLFLKEDRSIVSDVHGTTRDYLESWISLAGIPVRLYDTAGLRESADPIEEEGIRRTRELMDNAHLVLYVLDATVDLSDEEKALIAKEDREEILVWNKADISKTEAPEGIISVSAVSGQGFTELEEALKNSIFKDSSGLGGDAVIDSLRQKELLERALSGVDKVEEAIHNGLPVDILAMDLHDVLQALGEITGEVSSSDILDSMFSSFCVGK; translated from the coding sequence ATGAATCATGAAAATTATGATCCTGATGACAGGATTGCTGCACTGGCCACCCCCTGGGCCGAGAGTGCCATTGCAGTTATACGTACTTCCGGAGAGGGCAGTATTCAGGCGGTAGATACCCTTTTCAGCAAAGATCTTTCAATTCTTGAATCCAGGAAAATGAGTTATGGAATCATAGGGGATCCCGATTCGGGAGAATCCCTGGATGAGATTATGGCCGTACCTTTCAGGGCTCCAGGGAGTTATACCGGGCAGGAAAGCGTGGAGCTCTATTGTCACGGCAGCCTACCCGGGATACAGAAAATTCTTACTCTGCTTTTTAAAAGTGGATTCAGGCAGGCCTCTCCCGGAGAATTTACTTTCCGGGCTTTTATAAATGGTAAGATGGATCTTACCAGGGCAGAGGCTGTTCAGGAAATTATCAGCTCCAAATCAGGAAAGGCACAGTCAATGGCCCTAAACCGCCTATCCGGGGTCGTTGAGAAGCGGATCAACCATTTAAAGGGGATCGCAACTGTTATGGCCGCCGGCTTTGCAATACAGCTTGATTATCCAGATGATGAAGTGGAGGCACCCCCTGCTCCAATAAAAGAGATCGCAGAGCTTAAAGCGGGCCTGAAAGAACTTATCGACTCCTATAAGGTGGGAAGAATCTATCAGGAGGGAGTCGTTATCGCTCTGGCCGGACGTACAAATGCAGGGAAGTCGAGCCTTTTCAATCTATTCTTAAAAGAAGACCGTTCAATCGTTTCCGATGTACACGGAACGACAAGAGATTATCTTGAATCATGGATCTCACTGGCAGGGATTCCTGTTCGGCTATATGATACGGCGGGATTGAGAGAGTCGGCTGACCCTATAGAAGAAGAGGGAATCCGACGTACCCGCGAACTGATGGATAATGCTCATCTGGTTCTCTATGTTCTTGACGCTACGGTAGATCTTTCGGACGAAGAGAAGGCATTGATTGCCAAAGAAGATAGAGAGGAAATTCTTGTCTGGAACAAGGCTGATATCAGCAAAACAGAGGCTCCAGAAGGGATCATTTCTGTCTCTGCAGTCTCGGGACAGGGCTTTACTGAGCTTGAAGAAGCCCTGAAAAACAGTATATTTAAAGACTCCTCCGGGCTGGGTGGCGATGCTGTTATAGATTCACTCAGACAGAAAGAACTTCTTGAAAGGGCTCTTTCCGGGGTTGATAAAGTAGAAGAGGCTATTCATAATGGCCTGCCTGTAGATATTCTGGCCATGGACCTGCACGATGTGCTGCAGGCTCTTGGAGAGATAACCGGAGAAGTTTCATCCTCCGACATACTGGACAGTATGTTCTCCAGTTTCTGTGTCGGTAAATAA